One part of the Anaeromyxobacter sp. Fw109-5 genome encodes these proteins:
- a CDS encoding electron transfer flavoprotein subunit beta, with translation MSNGYQIVVLGSVVPDPLQTLEPAQTPQGPGLKNELMLPHVLDPWAAHALYEAASLAAKAPGSKVTLVALGPKAKLQQVMMAVGQKVPFDLVALDGPAGGFTDPHEVAAALAAAVRALPGLDRSRLLLFGGWESASRGAGVTLQLVGERLEITDQFQGVDQLTPGPDGSFEVLERVEGGKHQVSWCGGAPAVLGWATGGLGEPRNNPQIGMANMRGVMPALQKAPPAQVGTGGVEFVSVAVPKALRETRIVKDMSPDEIARELVEWIGQD, from the coding sequence ATGAGCAACGGATACCAGATCGTCGTCCTCGGGAGCGTCGTGCCGGACCCGCTCCAGACCCTCGAGCCCGCCCAGACGCCCCAGGGGCCGGGGCTCAAGAACGAGCTCATGCTGCCGCACGTGCTCGATCCCTGGGCCGCCCACGCGCTGTACGAGGCGGCGAGCCTCGCCGCGAAGGCGCCCGGGTCGAAGGTGACGCTCGTGGCGCTCGGTCCGAAGGCGAAGCTCCAGCAGGTGATGATGGCGGTGGGCCAGAAGGTCCCGTTCGACCTCGTGGCGCTCGACGGTCCCGCCGGAGGCTTCACCGATCCGCACGAGGTCGCCGCGGCGCTCGCGGCGGCCGTGAGGGCGCTCCCGGGGCTCGATCGCTCGCGGCTGCTCCTGTTCGGCGGCTGGGAGTCCGCCTCGCGCGGCGCGGGCGTCACCCTCCAGCTCGTGGGCGAGCGGCTCGAGATCACAGACCAGTTCCAGGGGGTGGACCAGCTGACGCCCGGCCCGGACGGCTCGTTCGAGGTGCTCGAGCGCGTCGAGGGAGGGAAGCACCAGGTCTCCTGGTGCGGTGGCGCGCCGGCGGTGCTCGGCTGGGCGACGGGTGGCCTGGGCGAGCCCAGGAACAACCCCCAGATCGGCATGGCGAACATGCGCGGCGTCATGCCGGCGCTGCAGAAGGCGCCGCCGGCGCAGGTCGGCACCGGGGGGGTGGAGTTCGTCTCGGTCGCGGTGCCGAAGGCGCTGCGCGAGACGCGGATCGTGAAGGACATGAGCCCCGACGAGATCGCGCGCGAGCTCGTCGAGTGGATCGGCCAGGACTAG
- a CDS encoding 4Fe-4S ferredoxin, protein MSVDIACVGFGPATAGFLTTLSRRLAAADRPPLESAAAPGLPLQVVCYERADDVGFGVSGVVTRARGIRERFPDLDPAQIPMAAPVKDERILYLLDPVGASRRSATLRAADRGIRALRRALPYADEAVELPWTPEFLHKQGGLVLSMGQLMQWMGAQVLADGAVQIWPSTPVERALVEDGKVRGVRLLDQGVDRHGRPGAGYLPGMDVLAALTVVADGPVGAVGRQLDAELGMPPGHARREWAVGMKFVVDLPEDTALEAGTVLHTFGFPEPEIFGFLYVHPERVASVGIFVPSWFESPARTSYRYLQHYVQHPALWRHLKDARLRSWGAKSILESGRRGEPVLAGDGFARIGEGSGTTNVLTSSGVDEAFTTGAQLAEGVIALLEAGRPLTRETLEEAYVARRRASWVEAEGRVAEKARDGFQRGVVPGLLGMALAGLTRGRVALGHEPPHPADAVGTLEEFYAGRIPAEELARLRAECDAKGTPLHDALMDRAGWPAVPLDGKLLVSQQDALLVGGKVQAPAGYADHVTFRSAETCRACGRRACVEICSAEALRPGEDGVPGFDREKCVHCGACLWSCTGRVAGSDEVNLLLRAGTGGLHSAEN, encoded by the coding sequence ATGTCCGTGGACATCGCCTGCGTCGGCTTCGGGCCGGCGACGGCCGGCTTCCTCACCACGCTCTCGCGCCGCCTCGCCGCGGCCGACCGGCCGCCGCTCGAGAGCGCCGCGGCGCCGGGCCTGCCGCTGCAGGTCGTGTGCTACGAGCGCGCCGACGACGTCGGCTTCGGCGTGTCGGGGGTCGTCACCCGCGCCCGCGGCATCCGCGAGCGGTTCCCGGACCTCGACCCCGCGCAGATCCCGATGGCGGCGCCGGTGAAGGACGAGCGCATCCTGTACCTGCTCGATCCGGTCGGGGCGAGCCGCCGCTCCGCGACGCTGCGCGCGGCGGACCGGGGCATCCGCGCGCTGCGGCGCGCGCTCCCCTACGCCGACGAGGCGGTCGAGCTGCCCTGGACGCCCGAGTTCCTGCACAAGCAGGGCGGCCTCGTCCTCTCGATGGGGCAGCTCATGCAGTGGATGGGCGCTCAGGTGCTCGCGGACGGCGCCGTGCAGATCTGGCCCTCCACCCCGGTGGAGCGCGCGCTCGTGGAGGACGGGAAGGTCCGGGGCGTGCGGCTCCTCGACCAGGGCGTCGATCGCCACGGGCGCCCGGGGGCCGGGTACCTGCCGGGCATGGACGTGCTCGCGGCGCTCACGGTGGTGGCCGACGGGCCGGTGGGCGCGGTCGGGCGTCAGCTCGACGCGGAGCTGGGGATGCCCCCCGGCCACGCGCGGCGCGAGTGGGCGGTGGGGATGAAGTTCGTCGTGGATCTGCCGGAGGACACCGCGCTCGAGGCGGGCACGGTGCTCCACACCTTCGGGTTCCCGGAGCCGGAGATCTTCGGGTTCCTCTACGTCCACCCGGAGCGCGTGGCGTCGGTCGGGATCTTCGTGCCGAGCTGGTTCGAGTCGCCCGCGCGCACGAGCTACCGCTACCTGCAGCACTACGTCCAGCACCCCGCGCTCTGGCGGCACCTGAAGGACGCACGGCTCCGCTCGTGGGGCGCGAAGTCGATCCTCGAGTCGGGCCGGCGGGGCGAGCCCGTCCTCGCCGGCGACGGCTTCGCGCGGATCGGGGAGGGCTCCGGGACGACGAACGTGCTCACCTCGTCGGGCGTCGACGAGGCGTTCACCACGGGTGCTCAGCTCGCGGAGGGCGTCATCGCGCTGCTCGAGGCGGGGAGGCCGCTCACCCGGGAGACCCTCGAGGAGGCCTACGTCGCGCGGCGCCGCGCGAGCTGGGTCGAGGCGGAGGGGCGCGTCGCGGAGAAGGCGCGCGACGGCTTCCAGCGCGGGGTCGTGCCCGGGCTGCTCGGGATGGCGCTCGCGGGGCTCACGCGCGGCAGGGTCGCGCTCGGGCACGAGCCGCCGCACCCGGCGGACGCCGTCGGAACGCTCGAGGAGTTCTACGCCGGGCGCATTCCGGCCGAGGAGCTCGCGCGCCTCCGGGCGGAGTGCGACGCGAAGGGGACGCCGCTGCACGACGCGCTCATGGATCGCGCCGGCTGGCCCGCCGTGCCGCTCGACGGGAAGCTCCTCGTCTCGCAGCAGGACGCCCTCCTCGTGGGCGGCAAGGTCCAGGCGCCCGCGGGCTACGCCGACCACGTCACCTTCCGCTCGGCCGAGACGTGCCGGGCCTGCGGCAGGCGCGCGTGCGTGGAGATCTGCTCCGCCGAGGCGCTCCGGCCAGGCGAGGACGGGGTCCCCGGCTTCGATCGGGAGAAGTGCGTCCACTGCGGGGCGTGCCTGTGGAGCTGCACCGGGCGCGTCGCCGGATCGGACGAGGTGAACCTGCTGCTCCGCGCCGGCACGGGCGGGCTTCACTCTGCGGAGAACTGA